The sequence TTCTAGTTCCTTCTAAAGTTCATGAGCATCGTTAACATGTTGCAGACTGTCCGCTAAATCCTTTGAGATAGAATTTAGGATTCATGATGTAACCATATCGTCACAACATTCCCATTGATCACAGTTAGGGTCCTGAGAGTCTGGTTTTCGACATTTTTCATTTATAAATCCCACTTTATTCTTCACTGAGAGAGCTCTCAAAACTCCTCTTCTCCATGACCTATATCCGATCCGTCGAAAGGCATTGGTACAAGCATAGAACCAGCCTTTTAGATGGATGAATGTAGAGTGGATGTGTCGAATCTAGAGCTAGATTTGTGGAATTCGTCGTGTTTTCATCAATAACCATGATTATCAAGGATCAATTTGAAAATTGGGGAAATTTCGCTACTTGTACAAAAAACTATTGTAAAGATGCActcgaaagaaaaagaaatcgattgattgagcttagGATTGAGAgcctatgtaacgacccgaccggtcgttttgaacttttgcactttgatcgccagtttccgggcatgacttgccccgtgtaacgtattatgactgatgtagatcgttggttttgattttcaggaaaaatcaaaatgaatttgaaggaacagtcttagttgaaagctttgaatttgaaaggtttgactaagagttgacttatttgtatatgagctcgaatcggaaattttatgatttggatagctttgttgggtgatttatgacttaagagcgcgatcggaatgcattttggaagtccgtggaaggatttggcttgaattggcaaagttaatattttggcgaattccggttgataggtgaaattttgatccgaggatcggaatgaaattccgagagttgttgtagcttcgttatgtcatttgtgatgtgtgtgcaaaatttcaggtcatttggacatcgtttggtcgactttttgatcgaattcggatttcgaaagttttggaattcttaggcttgaatccgagggtgatttgatgttttgatattgttgtgagTGTTACGAAGGTTAGaaaaagtttgaattatgttatagggtgtgttggcatgtttagtcggggtcccatgaggctcggatatatTTTGGAGGAGTTTTTTGAAGATTTTGTCGATTTGAGGCgcaaaggttcatttttagttctagagatcaaaatttgattttgagacttccggaattttgataatgaattataggactgatctggaaagtttggtctaatttcatcgagtcacgattgggtttttgacacgaaacatgagttaattgtttaacgagcgaaatgggtattgaactaagcaaatgagctccgaattgagtttcgactgaagggctatgttcgtattattatttgtgactcataggaataagaatcatcgaattccgagtttgtatgatggagttagagcctttttagtgaaaagaaaagatgctgcaattttctgggcagtttctgcatttttcgcacgtgtgaacagtaaccgcacctgcaTAAATAGTATCCGTGTACAATACCCGTGTACAATAcatatgaacagtaccccgtaTACAGTACCCATGAATAGTACCGTGAACAGTAACCACGGAAATTCTGGACAAGATGTTGAGTtctgaattttccatttttaccaaattggagctcgaggagaggcgattttcgggagattttcagagaaaacaacggggtaagtgttcttaacttaattttggttagattacccgaatctattactagttttgacatttaattggtgattttagttgggaaaatcttgaaaaccctcttggtttaatttgaagatttgagggtcgagttgatgtcagattttagtaaaattggtatggttggactcgggGTTGGATGGGGTTTCATATTCTGTActttttgttgggttccgagacgtgggccccacgggcgaattttgagtgcaatttcggatttttaatgaaaaatgtagaatttcatttggaattaattcctataatttttattaactgaatcaaattattgtggctagattcgaggcattcggaggtcgatttgagagacaaaggcatcgcgagctagaggattagccggttcgaggtgagtaatgattgtaaatgatgtcctgagggtttgaaaccctggatttgcacatcgtaggactatattgaggtgagacacgcgctggatgatgagcgcggggttttttactaccggggattgtgacttggtccatcccgattgatgattttaccgcatatttgattgaaacttatttgttatcatcatgatttaggCTGATTGtcatacttgggcttcgtgccaattatttgaattctttgggaatttttatcactatttcctcactgttttgacttatatttaaactcagtcttgttgataattattgttttacaaactcagccgcttttatgcagatttgaaaactcaaattatatttctaaatggtattttgggctgagaactactgttttacaaatgcccgatgggcttatgatgattttcggactgagtgaggccgagggccatatgtgaggatatgctgagtgatatgaggccgagggcctaagttactatttatgccacgcggtggcttgagtgatgtgaggccgagtgatatgaggctgagggcctgagatactttatatgccacgcggtggcttgagtgatgtgaggatatgctgagtgatgatgccacgaggtagcttgatatagctcttgggccgtaaggggcccctccggagtctgcacacccatagtgagcgcgggtacccattgttctaagtgattgatactatgtccaaggggctgatatgagtgattataaggtagcccgaggggctgatactattctgagagtgagcccgaggggctgttactgatctgaaattgagcccgaggggctgttactgttttgatattgagcccgaggggctgttactgttctgatattgagcacgaggggctgttactgttctgatattgagcccgatgggctgttaCTGTTCTAATATTGAGCCCGAGGGCCTGGCACTGTTCTTATATTGAGCCCGAGGgcctggttctgttgatattatgcccgaggggcagtttattgtacatgtttttcccgaggggctgtttacatttgtatcatttttgttactcacttgtaaactacttgctttacttgttggaaaaaaaaaaggattttcacttgatttctcactgctttactgtttaaagtgattttactacttcagtatggaataccttgtgtttttgcgtgtgccttcagtctttatttattattattactcactgagtcggagtactcacattactccctgcaccttgtgtgcagattaagttatgttttggctgatcggaggcagagtcatcagggtttagcaaggtagctgtcggcATTCGCAGCattgcttttctctctcctcatttcattagtctgtatttgtacactccaggctttcagttgtacttataccctagtagatactcgtgacttgtgacaccccagttaaggctgtgtcgggttgtgcttctgttaattatatcattaaatcatatttaaactgtttattaatgtttaactatttttaaaaaggcgatatgggtttgttggctggccttgtcttcacgagaggcaccatcacgaccggagcGGAGTTTGGGTAGAGGAAATGAAGAAGATAAGCTCACCTCGAGTGAGCTCTAATGGAGGATGAGAACTGCCCTAGACAAGAGAGCTTCTGGAAAGTTCCTTCTCATTAGAAAAATTAAGCTGAGCTCAAAAATATAGAGAGTGCAAAAATGATTACTGCTATGTATAGAAAATATCTACACTTATTTATACTAGACATCTACAGTTGTGTACAACTACCAGCTACTGTACTAACTACCAAATACTTCACAACTAATCtgtacaaataataaatacacacACGTGTTCTTAATACCATGGCAAAAGGTTCGACGTCAATACAAATGTATACTATTGGATTTTCTTCATTATTTTAGAAGTTTGCGAAGGATCTTTCTACAGAAATAATCATCTTAGACCAACTGAAAATCAAATGATTATATTCCATTATTTTTTCTAACTTTCATagattaatatatttattttcgcTCCTTATTATAGCAGTAGGGGTGGACTTTCGAATGGTCAAAGTATATCTTAAAGGACATTTTATTtcaaagatttgacattattcaAATTTCAAAGTATTAAATTACGTGATTTGTGGAATATTCTAATAAGCTGTTTTTACAAAAGATTTCTTCCTTTTTTAATGCCTTTGCCTTGACATAGATTCTGGTTAGGATTATTATGTATGGGTCCGAAAACAAACTAATATCCAGAAATAGACTTTACTTATTTTTAGACCATAAATTTAACGCAGAAATAGACTTTACTGTACCGACGACCCGTTCTAATAAATTTAACGCATTCATCCAACGGTCACTTTTATTGTCAAAGTTTTCTTAGCACCTCCTTCAAATACATGCAAACTTCTCTTTAACAACTACAATCATATATAATACTATTTTACTATAAAAATTGAGTTTTTTCGGAATcaatttaatattatattttatctttctaTAAAATTACCCCTCTATAATAACCATATAGACGTAAATAAACTCTAAAACCACCAATAATAGGTCTAGAGATTTTGaccaaatattttaaaattttagtggGCCACATATGACAATAAATATAATGTTAGTACATACTTTCGTAATTAAAATTTTTATTCTATTGAGTGATCTGCACATATTTTTATTCCATTAGATAAAAGTTCTCCATTCCCACTTGTTTGGGATTAAGTCGTAGTTTTTGTTAAACAAAAGCTTTCTATCTTGTATAATATATTAGATCCAAAAATATATCCTAAAATTTAAGTTTTCTATggcagatttggataattttgtcTATAATATGTAGATAATATTTGAACGTCAAATGTTCTCTAGATATATAACAACCAATCACTGTGAATACAATAAAAAATaacgaaacaaacaaaattattatAGAGAAGTTTGATTGTATATTGCTTATTACATTGTTAAACTAACCTAAGAAAAGATTTTTGTGGGGCGTGGAGGGTGGGGTTTGAGGGGGTTGAATACCGTAATACTCCCTCCATCACTTTTACTTGTGTTAAGGGTAATCCTGGATTTTCATCCCTTCGTAGCTAGCCAGCTTCCTCCTCCCTTTTCTTGCTTCGTTATTAACTTAATTATTCGTATTAGCTTTTCTGATAACTTTGAAGCTTTGTACAAACAGGCAATTTTATATATCTTCCCTTGTTTACGTAGTTTTATAGACCTTTTGCTTCGTTTTCAACATCTCAGTACAAGAAGAAGGCTTCAATTGAGAAACCAATCAACAAAAAATCTTTAATAGTTGTCGAATAAAATGAATGGACAGGAAAATCTCTGATTTAGTTTTGTAGAATATGGTTCACTACACCGGTTCGGCAGATTATGAGTACTGAAAAGATATATCCTTTACCCAGATGACTGAAAAACCAACGTTAGTTTTTATGTTTCCGTTTGGGTTTTACGTTAAAGGGACTAAAGTTAGATCTAATCTTAAAGATAAGACATAATTTTAGCTAAAAACTCGAGTTCCTAACGTGATCATATTTTTTGATAtgcagaaaaacaaaaggaagtgAAGGCAAGTTGTGTCAAAAACCAGAATTGCCCTATGTAAAACTAACGTCTGTTAACTACTGTCAATGATTTGGCCAAATCAAACTTTTAACTTAACTGAAGGTCAGATATGTGGAGTCGAATAATACGAGGATTAAACCGGAATAAGTAATAATTCAACAACCAAAACTGCTATTTTCCCTTCATAAAATAATACTCCATACTTATTCTTTTTGCTCTTGTTATAACGATTACTATGTCAATTATATTGATGAATTTGACCTAGGAGAGCTATGCTTTCTATCTTTTGTAGTACAATGACAAATAAAAAAGAGGTATTTTAACGCTCAGATGCCATGAAGTTTTGTTACCCCTCAATCATTAATTGTTTAATATTACGACAAAGTAGTTTGTCTCTTTTATTATTCTAGGAGATAGGGAGGTCATTTGTGGATTCAACATTGAGGCTATTTCCAAAATTAATCAATGGAGCTAAGTTACATGTGAAACATTGGGTTAGAACTCTTAACTTCCTTAAAGCATAACAAACAATTTATTTCATTCTTGAAACATTACATAGAGAATTAAAGAATCaaataaatacaaaatacatGTAATAAGCTTTTGAATGATCAATTTAGGGAGCCGCAGACAGTTCTTATGATCCCATTTTGACCAGTTAGGGGACTAATATCTCCCATTCTAATCATAGCAGCAGCAAAATCAGAGGCAAATGCGCGAGGACTGTTACTATATTCAGAAACAATATCATCAGTAGATCCACCACTAAGAAGGACTTGATCTGATTGAAGAAGACCTTTTCTTTGCCTCAAGTTCTTGAAATAATTGTTATCCAATTGATTAGGTGTAACCAAATCAAGTGGAGCTAGGTTTCCATTTTGGTCTTCTTTAGGACATTGACGTCTTCTTGTGCTAGCAAATCCAGCATCAATATCTGTTCCATTTCCATAAATCCTATCGCGAAAAAGGAAACATTGTGCTTGGCCAATTGAATGTGCTCCTATAATTAGAAAGTTTAAATCATTAGAACTTCTTCTTAATTATCTGTACAATTAGTATATGCATGATAAATATTCTATATAATAACTTGAATAGTTTTTACCTGATAAAGCAACCATATCCCTTGTGCTAAGGCCTTTGCTTGCAAAGCAAGAAATAAGCCTATTAAGAGGATCAAATGGACCTGGGAGATCAGTTTCAGCAAGTGTATGACTTGCAGTTGTTGAATCTCTTCTTCCGAGTTTCACTGCCCATGTTGGACCTCCAACCTAATTGTAATTTATTAACATAATGTTAGTTAGTTTGATATATAGTGAGACTTCTTTAAACAACATCCGCATTTAACAACCATTCACTACAAAACCCAAGTTTTCCAAAAAATATCAGAACAAACATGCATGTTAGAGAGGTTTGATTATAATGTGAAGAAAATGAAAATCAAAGTACGGATACTTACGAGAGTTGATGCATCTCTAGCGGCAACAGCAAGTATGTCTGCACATGATACAATTCCTGGACATGTTTTTTCAAGCTCTCTTTTGGCATCTTCTATAATACCATAGCCTCTAGCTGACCCAAGATTCGGCAACGCAGTCTTCTCACTAACAATTGTAGGGGTTTCGTCAAGTAAGATAGAAGCATCACAACCCTATAGTTAAAACCACAAGTGAGTAAATATGTAATCATGTTAATAATTTTAACTTGAAGTAAATAGAGAAACATACTAATTGATGTGTGTATAACCAACCTGAACAAAGCAATCATGAAAATGAAGGCGAATAAGAGATGCAGCCATTCGACGTTCACGTGACACTGCTTGTCTAACACTTGTACGAATGGTGTTGAGAGCATTAGGGCAAGTGCGATCATAGAATGTGGAAGAAAGTTGTGCATGGCATTGCATGCTGGAGAATATaaagagaagagaaaacataGCAGCAATGGCTGCAAAAGAGTTGCTTGAAATACTAATCATTTCGAAAATATTGCAATGTATTGGTGATATGATGTCAAGAACTAAGAATAGAAAACTTATAAATTAGCTTTGTGATTGGAAGCTGTGAAGATGATAGCAGAGGGAATGTGGTAATGAAATATTTATAGGGATATGAAACACGTAATTTTGAGGCTAGTGGGTCACTATTGGCTGCCAATATAATATTATCATATCCGCGTTATTTCTAGCTTTTGTTTCCATAGTTTGACCTGTTCTTTGGCTACATAAATTAAATACCATGAAGCTTTCTACTTTTGTTATTTCTAACATCTTTTAGTTTTTAGATGATTAATTCAAATAAGCTCCATAGTAATATATCATAGCTATAGAGACCTTTTGTTTAGTCGTAAGTACAAGTAACAATAACAGTAACAATGAACTCCATAATAATATATCATAGTTAACTTCTAAAAGTAATACTCTAAATAAGGACTACATATCAATGGGTATGATTAAAATAGCTAATTTGTGATATTTTCACACTATTGTTAGATTGTTTTGTTTAATTCTACTTGTCAATTTAGAGCTCGTTTGGCTTAATTAGCTGACTTTAAATGTTGAAGCTTATTTTATAGATAGAAATGTTAAACCGAAAAGAAGTTAGTAATTTTATAACTAATAACATATAGTAGTACATTACTTAAATCCATAATATAAGATACATTTAAAAGATAAGTGTAGAAAAATTGTCAAAGGTCAATGGGCCACCAAtcaaaattcctttttaagtgTAAGAGAAAAAAATTCCAATTATATATTAGAATATTATTCACGACTAACTTGTCCAAGGTTGAAGTATTGGTTAGGTGAAACAGATCCGTACACTGTGACAGCCTAGCACCTTGACTTTTTTTAATTTCTACCGATCTGATTTAAACTTTTCTTATTTCCAACTCTCTTTTGAAAAATACATATCATTCTGTTTGAAACTGATCGTTTTAACCtaagaaatatttgaatttttttttacaaatttttaaaaaatattttattttaaatactttAGGAACGATTATTTATTCCGATAAAATTCCAAATACACTTATTTTCAatgttttttaataaaaaaaggtTCTTCAAAATATATCTAAACACGTGAAAACAAGCCCTCTTCTATCCTCTTGGCAGTAATTCCGCGTATTTATTTATTCCTATGTATTTTCACGTTAGGAAGCttccttaattaattaaatattttatttagtaCGTATCTTATTGGCTGAATGTCATTTTCAACATATATTTGGGCATTACGTTGAAAGTCAAAGATCAATAGGCTTTAACATGTTATAATAATAGAGTTGCAATCAAACTTTTATAAGAACTAGTGAAGCTCCAGCCAGCAAGCACAGTAGAATATTGTGCATGGAGAGCTTAACTTTTATATATCATTAATATAAAGTTTTTTATAacaatactccctccgttccaattaatgtgaacttgtttgattgtgcacagagtttaagaaaaaataaaaacttttgaaatttgtggtcggtcctaaacaagtcaaaaaggggcccagagtatttttgtggttataaaagcttctcattaagggtagaattgtaagtttaagctaaattgttaccaaatttagaaaggggtcattctttctggaacggaccaaaaagaaaataggttcatataaactGGAATAGAGGGAGTAATAACAATGTGTAAGATTTTACAAAATTATATAATATCCTAAATATTTTCAATGAGTCGGAATCATGTTAACCCTCTTGACCTCATGTGAATCCGCCCTTGATAATGATATTGGCGCTACAACAAGGCACTTCGATTCACTTCGTTTAGATATGGAGGATTGGCATAATTTATCTCTTAAGAAAATGATAGagtttaaaacaaaattactttgTTCAGCCGAACATCTATCTTTAAGGTTAGCTCTGCCCCTGCTTATGTTGTTACGTAGGATGAGGCTACGTGAGGCAAGACGAGGAGTAAAATATGACCTCACTCACACTGTTGTGCTTCGCTCCTCTGCTTGCCACGAGGTGGGCCAGACCCGCCCCGACTTACACGGGATGAGATTAGTCACTATTAGAGGTGGGCATCGATCGGTCGGTTTGATTGTGAATGTTATTGGTTTGGCATATCGTTTTTATAAATTCGTtaaaaaccgataaccgaaccgataagatatcggttatCGGCTATCGGTTAATCGATTATCGCTCGTTACCGATTTGGTTATcagtttacccgataagataagtCAATCTCGATTTTAGAGTGAAGAAGTAATGAAGGATAATGTGTACTGTATAAAGAATATGATAAACTTTCTCGACTGTTGTAACCCTCTCAAAGAATATGATAATCCTTACAACATTGTTTCTATATGTGTTGAATGACAAATATGGGAGGGTTAGAACAGTAGATGGAAAATTGGGAGAACTGGAAAATGTATATACCTAAAGGTAAAATCGTATTTTTTTGAAGTTTATTGGGTTATTGGTTAAACCGTCAGTAAAATTGGGCAAATGAAAATCCGAACCGAAAACCCAATAGTAAAATAACATTAAATCATTATTGAACCGTTAATTCAGGCCAATAACCCGATATTGGTAACCCAATAAGCTTTTTTGCTTCGGGCCatcggttttacccgatatatgcccagcccTAGTCACTATTATTGCGTCCTATACCGCGTTACTGCCAAAGTTAACGTGCAAGAGCGGACTTGTATTTTTCCCAATATGTGCTGTATAATCCATAAGTTCGTActatattctattattgttatttgcTAGTACTATTCTTCCAAGAACGATGACATTACTTTAAAATTTTCGGATAATGTTTTTTTATAATGATATTAACATTTTTTAGAAACATTTaagtataaatttttttaaatatactaTTCTtatgaattttctaaaaaaaaaaagtttattttggaaaaattaataTATTTGACTCTAACAATTAAACTCATTAACTCTCTAGTTACTTCAATACGTTGCAAATCTTTGGGTGAGGAAGGGTATATGCTTTGGTACTTTCAGCTCTCCTTTGgttaattttcaaaactagactGGTTGGTAGAACATGGATATAGACACTTTGTATAGAACGCCACGCTACAGAGGTTGGACTTTGAAATGGTTTAACTAGAGAACAACATGTGATAGtgatactgtattttatttcaaaagaaTTCACATTATATATTCAAATAGTCAACAACAACTCTTGCCAGTTTTAGCCAATAGGATTTTCAAAGATTCTTTTTTTCTCCTCTTATTTATATTGATATAAAATATAGTACATGCTAAGACAGATTCTGGTTCCTTGTTCCCTTTAGTTGATAATTGTCATACGTCATATTGTCTTTGACATtgccttttttgtttttattcttttttattttgggaAAGCGCGCGGTAGAGGTAGTACCTTTCATTCTAATGATTTGATATGTGGTTATACATTATTAATATTCGAGTTTAAGCTGAATAAATTAGAAAGTCAAAGAATAAAATTATGAGATTGAGATGTCAAGGATCAACTATCAATGGTTTAAAATAACACTTTAGGAGAAGATTTATTTTTTCAGCTACCAAAGTAAAGTCTATTCCGAAAGATAGTCATCTTAGTTTGTCTGTGTTGGTTGTGCTAACAATATTTAACATTAGTAGTCAGAAAAAGGATAGGGAGCAGGGGTGTACAAATCGAACCGGAAAATCGCaccaaatcgaaaagtcaaaccaaactgATTAAAAAATCCTAttaggtttgatttggtttggtattgagtaaaaaattcgaaccaaacgtacatataaatatataatttttatatatacttttaagattctATAtagacttttctttcaaaaatgtctagaaatatttgggattatcttgcgggatataatatttaatagtacataaagtgctccatatttattaaccttaaataatgggttgtatgatcactttctcattAAGTGTTAATGAAATGCGTCAATTTCTTTGTTCTTCCGTATTCATATCATAagttaagatctattaaattcttatatcttttttaaaTGTGAAGTGATAGTTATTATTTGGCAGAATACCTAAAGAACCCCATAAACTTGGCGTGTTTTATCGAGGCCCCTTAAACTTGACCTAGTCCTAATTACCCCCTTGTACTTGGTCTTTTCATAGTCTCTACCTCCTTAACCCATACCAACTTATAAGCATCTAATCACACGCCTATCAGATTGGAATAATAGCTGATGTTACTGACAAAAAAATGACTTTTTAATTACCTCAAGTTAAATAATTTAGTATgaagttcaaaaaataaaaaagaatcccAGACAAAAAATTACAAAGCATCAATATTTTTCTCAGTTTCTAAAGGAGACACTCTCTTATATCTGTTAGAGAAATTATAGGGCTTTCCTCAAACGATTTCCCAAGTTCGTACTTCCGACTCATCTCTGAGTTTCTTGCTCTCGAGAGTAAATTTTCCAATCAATTCATCATTGTAATTCTTTTTATGAATAATGGTAACCCACTAATAGAGGCAACCAATAAATAAGACTAAATTGTATCTAAtaaggaaagaaatgaaagaaagaaaaatgagaaaagaagaaaaaatagtaCTTTAGTGGAGGATGAAAGTAAttagggaaaatgcataagtaccccctgACCTATACCCAAATTCCCAACTACATATTTTTTCTTTGCGGGAATCCTATTAccccctaaacttattttaaatggaattatttgcACCATTAACGTTGACGTGGCAGAGTGTGTGTATTTCACTCTCCTTTGGGAGAGTGAGAAgcaagaaaaaatgattttcagattattttttattttatttttaccatttttcttacttttttttccttttcctttttctttgtcttttctcttttactttttttccATTCTTCTATAATTCCGGCGGATATTCATTCACCGGCGACTTTTTCTAAccgtttttcttccattttttttatttcacacacaaattaaactctcaaaaatatctattcataagcaaagcaaaatacactcagatttggggaaaaaattcatcatcggaaaatcTTCTCACGCCGAAAAAAAAatgatgtattgaaattttaactggaaaagttttctcagcttatattcgtttttatttcttttgttcttcctctcacacataaattacactttcaagaaaaatttatctatatataaaaacaaaacaCACTTAGATCTATATATAACAAAACACACTTAGATCGGGATAAAAATCTGTCGTCGGAAAAAAAAATTCACCGGAAAAAATGGTGTTTGTGAAATTCCGACGACCACTATTTTATGTCGCCggtgaccaaaacaaaaagaaagagaatgaaataaccaaaaaatgagaataataagaaataagaaaaaaggataagaaaaagaagaaagaataaaaaaatactaaaaatacaTGTGAGGCGCGTGTAGCTCACCACTTGCCAATAGTTTGGTTGTCTAGTTTTAGGGTgcaaataattccatttaaaataagtttagggggtaacagattcccgcaaagaaaaagtgtgtagttgaAAATTCGGGTATAGGTCaaggggtacttatgcatttttccaAGAAGTTATATTGAAGAATATAAAGACATAGCCGTTGAAATAGTTAAAAAGTAAAGGAATGGTATTTTAATCTATATATTCTTCCAATTGAACAATAAATGTGACTGTTATTTTTTATTCTCACACGTCAAAGGATATGTGAAATCACTTTCTCTGCCAGGTGGCCATTTAAGGGGGTAAATACGATGAAAAAATCAAGTACAGGGGGATAATTAGGACTAGGTAAAGTTTAAGGGGGACCTGAACAAAACGCACCAAGTTTAAGGGGGTCTTTATGTATTCTGCcttattatttaggtatcatattgatttttatgtttaattactaaattcggttCACTTTGAAAGTGTACATGAACGAAATATTATTGTTAAACggctaaaaaaataattattatgtgttgctaagaaaattctcc is a genomic window of Nicotiana tabacum cultivar K326 chromosome 16, ASM71507v2, whole genome shotgun sequence containing:
- the LOC107777216 gene encoding lignin-forming anionic peroxidase-like, encoding MISISSNSFAAIAAMFSLLFIFSSMQCHAQLSSTFYDRTCPNALNTIRTSVRQAVSRERRMAASLIRLHFHDCFVQGCDASILLDETPTIVSEKTALPNLGSARGYGIIEDAKRELEKTCPGIVSCADILAVAARDASTLVGGPTWAVKLGRRDSTTASHTLAETDLPGPFDPLNRLISCFASKGLSTRDMVALSGAHSIGQAQCFLFRDRIYGNGTDIDAGFASTRRRQCPKEDQNGNLAPLDLVTPNQLDNNYFKNLRQRKGLLQSDQVLLSGGSTDDIVSEYSNSPRAFASDFAAAMIRMGDISPLTGQNGIIRTVCGSLN